One genomic region from Candidatus Macondimonas diazotrophica encodes:
- the secE gene encoding preprotein translocase subunit SecE, producing the protein MNVEEESSSRILEAAKWLLAVLLVGAGIAGFYYFSQWLLIFRILLFLAVFGSALFVASRTHVGVRLVAGVRESIREARKVVWPTRPETIQTTLVVLGMVLLMGVMLWMVDWFLGFVLRRLTGMGA; encoded by the coding sequence ATGAACGTCGAAGAGGAATCTTCCAGCCGTATCTTGGAAGCTGCAAAGTGGCTGCTTGCCGTGCTGCTCGTGGGGGCGGGAATTGCGGGATTCTATTATTTTTCGCAATGGCTGCTGATTTTTCGAATCCTCCTTTTTTTGGCCGTTTTCGGCAGCGCGCTTTTTGTTGCCAGTCGTACTCATGTTGGGGTTCGGCTGGTAGCGGGCGTCCGTGAATCCATCCGTGAGGCGCGCAAGGTAGTTTGGCCGACGCGTCCCGAGACCATACAGACCACCCTTGTCGTCTTGGGGATGGTGCTGCTCATGGGGGTTATGTTGTGGATGGTGGACTGGTTCCTGGGGTTCGTTCTGCGGCGCCTAACGGGCATGGGGGCTTGA